From Zhongshania aliphaticivorans, one genomic window encodes:
- a CDS encoding SDR family oxidoreductase, which produces MKYQSVYRDGLFKNQVIIITGGGSGIGRCTAHELASLGATVAIMGRTREKLEIVQQEIIADGGLCAIYPGDIRNEEQVIAVIEAVLADHKRIDGLVNNAGGQYRQPISEISSKGFEAVVRLNLFGGFMMMREVYNRWMAKNGGSIVNIIADIWNGWPNYAHSGASRGGMLTLSESAASEWAPAGVRVNCVAPGGIASSGFDTYEPAAQAEILKFPQAIPLQRYGNVAEISGAITYLLSPVAAYITGSCIRVDGGAPNARLCWNPPTEHSNSQAYSGFHRDEAPKLLTEGIKAESSRG; this is translated from the coding sequence ATGAAATATCAATCTGTATACCGAGATGGTCTGTTCAAGAATCAGGTCATTATTATCACTGGCGGTGGTAGCGGCATTGGTCGCTGTACCGCGCATGAGCTTGCTTCGCTCGGTGCGACCGTGGCAATTATGGGCCGTACCCGAGAGAAGCTGGAAATTGTTCAACAGGAAATTATTGCTGACGGCGGCTTATGCGCGATATACCCCGGCGATATTCGCAATGAGGAACAGGTCATTGCTGTGATCGAAGCGGTACTAGCAGACCACAAACGCATAGACGGACTGGTAAATAATGCTGGCGGTCAGTATCGACAGCCGATAAGTGAGATTAGCAGCAAGGGCTTTGAAGCCGTGGTGCGCCTTAATTTGTTCGGTGGATTTATGATGATGCGCGAAGTCTACAATCGTTGGATGGCAAAAAACGGTGGAAGCATTGTCAATATTATTGCTGATATCTGGAATGGCTGGCCAAACTATGCCCACTCGGGTGCATCGCGAGGCGGTATGCTCACGCTGTCAGAGAGTGCGGCCTCGGAATGGGCGCCCGCTGGAGTGAGGGTAAATTGTGTTGCTCCAGGTGGCATTGCGAGTAGCGGCTTCGATACTTATGAGCCGGCGGCACAAGCGGAGATTCTAAAATTTCCTCAAGCGATTCCCTTGCAGCGCTACGGTAATGTTGCGGAAATTTCCGGCGCAATAACGTATTTGCTTTCGCCGGTGGCGGCGTATATCACGGGTAGCTGCATTCGTGTTGATGGCGGCGCGCCAAACGCGCGCCTGTGCTGGAACCCGCCGACCGAACATAGCAACTCGCAAGCATACTCGGGCTTCCATCGCGACGAGGCGCCAAAGCTGTTAACCGAAGGAATCAAGGCCGAGTCGAGTCGAGGCTGA
- a CDS encoding NAD(P)H-dependent flavin oxidoreductase has protein sequence MALPEILTKNVRLPVMAAPMFIASTPELVIAQCKAGIIGSIPALNARPQSQLEDWIIKIQTELAEYDRQNPDQPAAPFAINQISHPSNDRLMGDLEIIAKYKIPIVIVSLYVAPQICEVVHSYGGIVLNDIISNRQAKKSVEGGVDGLIAVAAGAGGHTGNISPFALVSEIREWWDGPLALSGCIATGQNILAALATGADFAYIGSPFIATKEANAVADYKAMIVDGSAKDIITTDAFSGVPANFLVGSVERAGLDPKSLKRDADKAIDVSETSQSFNTWKDIWGCGQGINAVKNIVPTAELVARLSREYEAARRTFLDRIG, from the coding sequence ATGGCTCTTCCCGAAATTCTCACTAAAAATGTGCGCCTACCCGTTATGGCCGCACCAATGTTTATCGCCTCGACACCGGAGTTAGTTATAGCCCAGTGCAAGGCCGGTATTATTGGCTCAATTCCCGCCCTAAATGCCCGCCCGCAAAGCCAACTCGAAGACTGGATTATCAAAATTCAAACTGAGTTAGCCGAATACGACCGCCAAAATCCAGATCAGCCAGCCGCGCCTTTTGCTATTAACCAAATATCCCACCCCAGCAACGACCGCTTAATGGGCGATCTGGAAATTATCGCAAAATATAAAATTCCTATTGTGATTGTGAGCCTCTATGTCGCGCCACAAATCTGCGAGGTGGTGCACAGCTACGGTGGTATTGTGCTCAACGATATTATTTCTAATCGCCAAGCCAAAAAATCGGTTGAAGGCGGGGTTGATGGTCTTATTGCCGTTGCCGCAGGTGCAGGTGGCCACACCGGCAATATTTCACCCTTTGCCTTGGTATCCGAAATACGAGAGTGGTGGGACGGACCACTCGCCCTCTCTGGCTGCATTGCCACCGGCCAAAATATTCTGGCAGCCTTGGCCACCGGCGCAGACTTCGCTTATATTGGCTCGCCGTTTATAGCTACCAAAGAAGCCAATGCCGTCGCCGACTACAAGGCCATGATCGTTGACGGTAGCGCCAAAGACATCATCACCACCGACGCCTTCAGCGGCGTACCCGCCAACTTTTTAGTCGGCTCCGTAGAGCGCGCAGGGCTAGATCCAAAATCACTAAAACGCGATGCCGACAAAGCCATTGATGTAAGCGAAACCAGCCAGAGTTTTAATACTTGGAAGGATATCTGGGGCTGCGGACAAGGTATTAATGCGGTTAAAAACATAGTACCAACGGCTGAATTGGTTGCCCGCCTCAGCCGTGAATATGAGGCCGCTCGCCGCACCTTTCTGGATCGCATTGGCTGA
- a CDS encoding acyl-CoA dehydrogenase family protein → MIERAIYTEDHAMFRESVKKMYAQELTPYVEEWETKGIVSREFWRACGNNGMLLPDIPETYGGGGLDFKFNAILLEETALAGTTGPAFGVHNDIVAHYINNYGSETVKQHWLPKMASGEAIGAICMSEPSTGSDLKNIRTKATPVEGGFLLNGSKTFITNGLNADVAVIAARVGDDSGARAISLFVCGCDQAGFIKGRKLDKVGNRSSDTAELFFEDVFIPQENMLGKQGEGFIYMMKELPQERLSIAISCQAAAQHAYDIAVDYVKERQAFGKAVFDFQNTRFVLANLKTNLQVGWAHLDACIQALVDGKLATHEAAAAKLWHSELRCKVVDDCLQLFGGYGYIEEYEIARLWRDARVMRLYGGTSEIMKDLISRSI, encoded by the coding sequence ATGATAGAGCGCGCCATCTATACCGAAGACCACGCAATGTTTCGCGAGAGCGTCAAAAAAATGTACGCTCAGGAGCTTACCCCCTACGTAGAGGAGTGGGAAACCAAAGGTATTGTCAGCCGCGAATTCTGGCGCGCCTGCGGTAATAACGGCATGTTACTGCCAGATATCCCAGAGACCTACGGTGGCGGCGGACTAGACTTTAAATTCAATGCCATTCTGCTAGAGGAAACGGCCCTCGCCGGCACCACCGGCCCGGCATTTGGGGTACACAATGATATTGTCGCCCACTATATTAATAACTACGGCAGTGAGACGGTCAAACAACACTGGCTACCCAAAATGGCAAGCGGCGAGGCCATTGGCGCCATTTGCATGAGCGAACCCAGCACCGGTAGCGATTTAAAAAACATCCGCACCAAGGCTACCCCGGTAGAGGGCGGCTTCTTACTCAACGGGTCCAAAACCTTTATCACCAATGGTCTAAATGCCGACGTGGCCGTTATTGCCGCTCGGGTAGGTGACGATAGCGGTGCGCGGGCAATTTCACTGTTTGTTTGCGGCTGTGATCAAGCAGGCTTCATTAAAGGACGCAAGCTCGACAAGGTCGGCAACCGCTCATCTGACACCGCCGAGCTGTTCTTTGAAGACGTCTTTATTCCCCAGGAGAATATGCTGGGTAAACAAGGCGAAGGCTTTATCTATATGATGAAAGAGCTACCCCAGGAGCGCCTGTCCATCGCCATCTCCTGCCAGGCCGCAGCACAGCACGCCTACGATATTGCCGTAGACTACGTAAAAGAGCGGCAAGCCTTTGGCAAAGCGGTATTCGACTTTCAAAACACCCGCTTTGTTTTGGCCAACCTCAAAACCAATTTACAAGTAGGTTGGGCCCACTTAGATGCCTGTATACAAGCGCTGGTTGACGGCAAACTCGCCACCCACGAAGCCGCCGCCGCCAAACTCTGGCACAGCGAGCTGCGCTGTAAAGTGGTAGACGACTGCCTACAGCTCTTTGGTGGCTACGGCTATATTGAGGAGTACGAAATTGCCCGCTTATGGCGCGACGCACGGGTAATGCGCCTATACGGCGGCACCTCAGAAATTATGAAAGACTTAATCAGCCGCTCTATTTAA
- a CDS encoding LysR family transcriptional regulator, producing the protein MNPNKLRHIVAVDRCGSLTAAAKQVHITQSALTKNIADIEAEVGFALFERYARGMHATSQGRSFIDRAARIVADLDQLTTDAKLGRQLSSSRIRVGVCPPSLVSLLNTALTQMLMAHPDVRIEQTAGWIEQSIHHLVNRDIDLLVGPAPAISLHKSQFTIHPLPPLEICFFVRKAHPLGDRKKINIGELNQFPMALADRSVATAELINQLFGAPVIPPEKQLHIIGHFSAACKIVANSDTIGTVSASYKDNEAFLDEFSFLNIVEKVEPVPLAAAYSTKFLPSEPMKTLVRMLES; encoded by the coding sequence TTGAATCCAAATAAACTGCGTCATATTGTGGCGGTAGATCGCTGCGGATCATTAACCGCAGCGGCAAAGCAGGTTCACATTACGCAATCGGCCCTGACTAAAAACATTGCCGACATTGAAGCTGAGGTCGGTTTTGCCTTATTTGAACGCTACGCCCGTGGCATGCACGCCACGTCTCAGGGGCGAAGCTTTATTGATCGCGCAGCGCGCATTGTGGCCGACCTAGATCAGTTGACAACCGATGCCAAGTTGGGACGCCAGCTAAGTAGTTCGCGGATACGTGTGGGAGTTTGTCCGCCGTCCTTGGTGTCGCTGTTAAACACCGCGCTAACGCAAATGCTAATGGCTCACCCCGATGTCAGAATTGAACAAACCGCAGGTTGGATTGAGCAGAGCATTCACCATTTAGTAAACCGCGATATTGATTTATTAGTTGGTCCGGCGCCGGCAATTAGCTTGCACAAATCTCAATTTACCATCCATCCGCTGCCGCCACTGGAAATCTGTTTTTTTGTACGTAAGGCCCACCCTTTGGGTGACCGAAAAAAGATAAATATAGGCGAGTTAAATCAGTTTCCGATGGCGCTGGCAGACCGCAGTGTGGCAACCGCGGAGCTGATTAATCAACTGTTTGGTGCGCCGGTTATTCCGCCAGAAAAACAGTTGCATATCATTGGTCATTTTTCAGCTGCCTGCAAAATTGTCGCCAACAGCGATACCATTGGTACCGTGTCAGCCTCATATAAAGACAATGAGGCCTTTCTTGATGAGTTTTCGTTTTTAAATATTGTCGAAAAAGTGGAGCCCGTGCCCTTGGCGGCAGCTTATAGCACTAAATTTTTGCCAAGTGAGCCAATGAAAACCCTAGTAAGAATGCTTGAGTCCTAG
- a CDS encoding enoyl-CoA hydratase-related protein yields the protein MKNITVTADSSGVMVATLDMPGRPFNVFSEAMMADLAALIELIEKAVAAGQPPAGLVITSGKSSFVAGADLAMIQDFGAMRFSATWQEMRDRYSYLGKLFRRLEKLPVPTVAAVNGLALGGGLELAMACHGRVCIDAPYVQLGLPEVLLGLLPGAGGTQRLPRYVGLELSTKMLLDGKPLSAAQAKASGLVDRLASAENLVATASEMVLSMNAGARWDSPEYRMATDVAVATTDTGFRHWACQVAGISDRDAKLYPAVDAIINCLVGGYTKPIDTACDVEWDIFVDLMSNPVSSNMVTSCFLSKTAATKQSLVGLPAVSAPTSFVLLGDLDLGKNPFRKMAQQAEADFYIAAASSDDGRADLLVHQLGSAPSGAGAKPVLRLANNFARSEVVELAAAESAESNARAMAVLQRSAKAIVLSRSAQSVNEVLLTAMRAAYANAGVSAQNFYTQCEAVGLESLARIAIDDLAVPAQNTQVPNKELGLPLLLGLSVAVYDWLTSQLSDDDSANDALLAGVDLLAIYGVGFPKWTGGPLSCLSMFQRGELAYSGSQELIAQLQWQFKNELGYKLSAA from the coding sequence ATGAAGAACATAACTGTAACTGCAGATTCGAGTGGCGTTATGGTGGCGACTCTAGATATGCCGGGGCGGCCCTTCAATGTATTTTCTGAAGCGATGATGGCTGATCTTGCCGCCTTAATTGAGTTGATCGAAAAGGCTGTTGCAGCGGGTCAGCCGCCTGCCGGATTGGTCATCACGTCCGGTAAATCGAGTTTTGTTGCGGGCGCCGATTTAGCCATGATCCAAGATTTTGGCGCCATGCGGTTTTCTGCCACGTGGCAAGAAATGCGTGATCGCTATAGTTATCTAGGCAAATTATTCCGCCGTTTAGAAAAGTTGCCGGTGCCCACTGTTGCTGCGGTAAATGGTCTCGCCCTCGGTGGTGGCTTAGAGTTGGCGATGGCCTGCCATGGCCGGGTGTGTATTGATGCGCCCTATGTCCAGCTCGGACTCCCCGAAGTCTTGCTTGGCCTTTTGCCTGGCGCGGGTGGCACCCAGCGTTTACCTCGCTATGTTGGTCTTGAACTCAGCACTAAAATGTTGCTGGATGGCAAGCCGCTGTCTGCGGCGCAAGCTAAAGCAAGCGGTTTAGTAGACCGCCTTGCCTCAGCAGAAAATCTTGTGGCTACCGCCAGCGAAATGGTACTGAGCATGAACGCTGGTGCGCGCTGGGATTCGCCAGAATATCGTATGGCCACCGATGTCGCTGTGGCAACGACAGATACTGGTTTTCGGCACTGGGCTTGCCAAGTGGCCGGCATCAGCGACCGCGATGCCAAGCTCTATCCAGCAGTCGATGCCATTATCAATTGCCTCGTTGGCGGCTACACAAAACCAATTGATACAGCCTGTGATGTTGAGTGGGATATCTTTGTCGATTTAATGAGTAATCCGGTGTCGTCAAATATGGTGACGAGCTGCTTTTTATCAAAGACCGCAGCGACTAAGCAGTCGTTAGTGGGTTTACCCGCTGTTTCAGCTCCGACGAGTTTTGTTCTCTTGGGAGACCTCGATTTAGGTAAAAATCCGTTTAGAAAAATGGCCCAGCAAGCGGAAGCAGATTTTTATATAGCCGCCGCGAGCAGTGATGATGGTCGCGCAGATTTATTGGTTCACCAGCTTGGCTCAGCCCCAAGCGGTGCGGGCGCAAAGCCGGTGCTGCGACTGGCGAATAACTTTGCCCGCAGTGAAGTTGTTGAATTGGCGGCGGCTGAATCGGCGGAGTCTAATGCGCGTGCCATGGCGGTATTGCAACGCAGTGCAAAGGCTATTGTATTGAGCCGTAGTGCCCAGAGCGTGAATGAAGTGCTACTTACCGCTATGCGCGCGGCATATGCAAACGCGGGTGTTTCCGCACAGAATTTTTATACCCAGTGTGAGGCGGTCGGTTTGGAGTCTTTGGCACGAATAGCGATCGACGACCTCGCAGTGCCAGCTCAAAATACCCAAGTGCCAAATAAAGAACTTGGCCTACCCTTGTTGCTTGGCTTGTCAGTTGCTGTTTACGACTGGCTAACAAGCCAGTTGAGCGATGATGACAGCGCTAATGACGCTCTACTGGCGGGCGTGGATTTACTGGCTATTTACGGCGTTGGCTTTCCTAAATGGACGGGTGGTCCGCTGTCTTGCCTGAGTATGTTCCAGCGCGGCGAATTGGCGTATAGCGGCTCACAAGAATTAATAGCTCAACTGCAATGGCAGTTTAAAAATGAGTTGGGCTACAAGCTAAGCGCAGCCTAA
- a CDS encoding acyl-CoA dehydrogenase family protein encodes MIERTLFNEEHNMFRESVRRFIEKEIAPYHEQWEKDGVVPRELWLKAGEAGMLCCTIAEEYGGLGADYLYDVVVFEELFRSGYSGPGFLIHTDLVATYINSFGTEEQKKRILPKMVSGEWIGSLGMTEPHAGSDLKNIRTKAVRDGDDFIINGQKVFISNGQNCDILVCATKTDSAAGANGVTLFIVEGDMKGFVRGKNLDKLGMKAQDTSELFFEDVRVPATNMLGEEGKGFKIMMQKLAQERLAQTIRSATVTETVIEWTRDYVSQREAFGQTIADFQNTQFKLAELYAEAVVGRVFTDKCIELFIAGKLDSVTAAIAKMQLSNLHCKAVDECLQLFGGWGYMWEYPICRAYADARIVKIAGGSIEIMKTIISKEIFKK; translated from the coding sequence ATGATAGAAAGAACGCTCTTTAACGAAGAACATAATATGTTTCGGGAATCGGTTCGGCGGTTTATTGAGAAGGAAATCGCCCCCTATCACGAACAATGGGAAAAAGACGGTGTTGTGCCCCGTGAACTTTGGCTAAAAGCGGGTGAAGCGGGCATGCTCTGCTGCACCATCGCGGAAGAGTATGGCGGCTTAGGTGCCGATTACCTCTACGACGTAGTGGTATTTGAAGAATTGTTCCGCTCCGGTTACTCCGGCCCAGGATTTTTGATTCACACCGATTTGGTTGCTACGTATATCAATTCATTTGGTACCGAAGAGCAGAAAAAACGTATTCTGCCGAAGATGGTATCCGGTGAATGGATCGGTTCTCTCGGTATGACAGAACCCCATGCGGGCAGCGATCTAAAAAATATTCGTACCAAAGCGGTTCGCGATGGTGATGACTTCATCATCAATGGTCAGAAAGTCTTTATTTCTAACGGCCAGAACTGCGATATTTTAGTGTGCGCAACCAAGACCGATTCTGCTGCTGGCGCCAACGGCGTTACTTTGTTCATTGTTGAAGGCGACATGAAAGGCTTTGTGCGCGGTAAAAACCTCGACAAACTGGGCATGAAAGCGCAGGACACCTCAGAACTGTTTTTTGAAGACGTTCGCGTACCCGCCACCAATATGCTTGGTGAAGAGGGTAAGGGTTTCAAAATCATGATGCAGAAACTCGCCCAAGAGCGTCTTGCCCAAACGATTCGCAGTGCGACGGTCACCGAGACTGTTATCGAGTGGACCAGAGACTACGTGTCTCAACGTGAAGCCTTTGGCCAGACTATTGCCGACTTCCAAAACACCCAGTTTAAACTGGCCGAGCTGTACGCCGAAGCAGTGGTTGGTCGGGTGTTTACCGATAAGTGCATTGAATTATTTATTGCTGGCAAGCTGGATTCCGTAACGGCCGCAATCGCCAAAATGCAGTTGAGTAACTTGCACTGCAAAGCAGTAGATGAGTGTTTGCAGCTGTTTGGCGGCTGGGGCTATATGTGGGAATACCCCATTTGTCGCGCTTATGCCGATGCTCGTATTGTCAAAATTGCCGGTGGCTCCATCGAGATAATGAAAACGATTATTTCAAAGGAAATATTTAAAAAGTGA
- a CDS encoding alkane 1-monooxygenase, which produces MFDYARYYFSPLIQLLTAVSIIVGGPWVWFGIITLPALALADYLLPIDLKERHINNRTLANIPIWISSVAGPCLLFVLAWKIGGGTLSTAELLGATLSVTWLSVIVVVPAAHELYHQRGVMRQFVGTYCQVVYLDCTRNIAHMSGHHLDVGTPLDSDTAARGESLYTFALPAVYHSTICAFRLESDALEKRGMGRYSLKHRMWPAIIAQLAFQGIIFAIGGPVALVCGIASVLVARLWVETFNFFQHFGQVRVPGKPIGRRHVWNHLGPMTRVIAFEITNHADHHLNAYTPYYKLKPDTTAIKMPNVFICFLSALIPPVWNNVIAKPALKRWDLELASSEERVLAKAQNERAGWPDWFGDEQEVKAAA; this is translated from the coding sequence ATGTTTGATTATGCGCGTTACTACTTTTCTCCATTGATTCAGTTGCTTACCGCTGTGTCGATCATCGTTGGCGGACCGTGGGTGTGGTTCGGAATAATAACGTTGCCGGCACTGGCCTTAGCCGACTATTTACTACCTATTGACCTTAAAGAGCGTCATATTAATAACCGAACCTTGGCAAATATTCCGATTTGGATCAGCTCGGTGGCGGGACCATGCTTATTATTTGTACTGGCATGGAAAATTGGTGGTGGCACACTTAGCACTGCCGAGCTCCTTGGTGCTACTTTGTCGGTAACTTGGCTGTCGGTTATTGTGGTGGTGCCAGCCGCCCATGAGTTGTATCACCAGCGCGGTGTAATGCGTCAGTTTGTCGGGACCTATTGTCAGGTTGTATACCTTGATTGCACGCGGAATATCGCGCATATGTCGGGTCACCACTTAGATGTTGGTACACCGCTAGACAGTGATACCGCCGCACGGGGTGAGTCGCTGTACACATTTGCATTGCCCGCGGTATACCACAGTACAATTTGCGCGTTTCGCTTAGAAAGCGACGCGCTTGAAAAACGCGGTATGGGTCGATATTCGCTTAAACACCGCATGTGGCCTGCCATTATTGCCCAGCTTGCTTTCCAGGGAATTATATTCGCGATTGGTGGCCCGGTGGCCTTGGTGTGCGGTATTGCCTCGGTTTTGGTTGCGCGCCTTTGGGTAGAGACCTTTAACTTCTTCCAGCATTTTGGTCAGGTTCGGGTGCCTGGTAAACCGATTGGTCGCCGCCATGTTTGGAATCACCTTGGGCCAATGACTCGTGTAATCGCCTTTGAGATCACCAATCACGCGGATCACCACCTCAATGCCTATACGCCGTATTACAAGCTTAAGCCTGATACGACAGCAATCAAAATGCCTAATGTCTTCATCTGCTTCTTGAGCGCCTTAATTCCGCCGGTATGGAATAATGTCATTGCCAAACCTGCACTAAAGCGTTGGGACTTGGAGTTGGCAAGCAGCGAAGAACGCGTCTTAGCTAAAGCGCAAAACGAGCGCGCTGGCTGGCCAGATTGGTTTGGTGATGAGCAAGAGGTCAAGGCTGCTGCTTAA
- a CDS encoding 1-acyl-sn-glycerol-3-phosphate acyltransferase, producing MTETNKNPWPTGIKQTIVFIADCSNKREMKLISSYITKFQPSGSKYEVVYRPLRNTALHSLRKGDLCQTLSKHTDCFLVPIRLNWEPKDKQNESLELIDFIAGRTTNPNRLHQFLSSLTGGLDNSVVVGLGATLSSLQSEFAKKQEQGFQYTNLSAFIERSALLSLEKAQRNVSGARYRIPHLINDEVLTRPAMRAALATIQKQSGKPLANLEKYARQCLTEMAATPTPMGNDLAAALGKFMSTRGFDPDIDIDEHEIERIRKLLKEKPVAFLFTHKSHIDGFLLIWLFHKYNLPPAHIFGGINMSLPGLGKLLRSSGAIFIRRSFSNDETYKAVFKNYIDYLGEKRFPVMWALEGTRSRIGKLMPPRYGLINYVASAYARDDAQDLVMMPISICYDQVPEIADYDALQGGGSKRPESASWFMEYISGLKNPHGKIHVSFGEGVPISRYIDKSNPVVEPRAVQKLAFDLAVDVNLATPVTVNGLICYVLLENGHRAINFKELSDGIASLLTLSKLLNFKVSNEVEHFSEATLRIYLQQLGETGVINIVNDGIESVYMIPHDSGRKAAFYRNGILHFLTTSAIAELALLGVRSDGDAAMAEFHHEALRIRELLKYEFFFQGSEDFIQTLEQEMSLRLPQWQSLISTGEIGAQEMIKQFEPLIGHGTLRSFIEAYLLIARTLRMEAAMRNSEPKALIERALTLGKQRVLQQRIHCEESVSSVYFENAIKIAESLNLLEASADVVERRQQWLNELRHLTANLRVLASVSDARRIAERARLEETLAYS from the coding sequence ATGACAGAAACCAATAAAAATCCTTGGCCAACAGGTATAAAGCAAACTATCGTTTTCATCGCAGACTGCAGCAATAAGCGCGAGATGAAATTGATAAGTAGCTACATCACGAAATTTCAGCCCTCTGGTAGTAAGTATGAAGTGGTGTATCGCCCCTTGCGCAATACGGCTCTACATTCACTGCGTAAAGGTGATCTGTGCCAAACGCTAAGCAAACACACAGACTGCTTTTTAGTGCCCATTCGCCTCAACTGGGAGCCAAAAGATAAGCAGAACGAAAGCTTAGAGTTGATCGATTTTATAGCTGGACGCACCACCAACCCAAATCGCCTGCATCAGTTTCTGTCCAGTCTCACCGGCGGCTTGGACAACAGTGTGGTGGTGGGCTTGGGCGCGACATTATCAAGCCTCCAATCTGAGTTTGCCAAAAAGCAGGAGCAAGGGTTTCAGTACACAAACCTGAGCGCGTTCATTGAGCGTTCCGCCTTATTATCTCTCGAAAAAGCCCAACGCAATGTCAGCGGCGCGCGGTATCGCATTCCGCACCTGATTAACGATGAAGTGCTAACGCGCCCGGCGATGCGCGCAGCGCTAGCCACCATTCAAAAGCAAAGTGGCAAGCCCCTCGCCAACCTCGAGAAATACGCTCGCCAATGCCTTACCGAGATGGCCGCGACGCCCACACCAATGGGCAATGACCTCGCCGCCGCATTAGGCAAGTTTATGTCGACGCGAGGCTTTGACCCCGACATCGATATTGACGAGCACGAGATTGAGCGCATCCGTAAACTGCTCAAAGAAAAGCCCGTCGCCTTTTTGTTTACCCATAAATCCCATATCGACGGATTTTTACTGATCTGGCTATTTCATAAGTACAATTTGCCACCGGCGCATATTTTTGGTGGCATAAATATGAGCCTGCCGGGCCTCGGCAAATTATTGCGCAGCTCAGGTGCTATTTTTATTCGGCGCAGTTTCAGCAATGACGAAACCTACAAGGCGGTATTCAAAAATTACATCGACTACTTGGGCGAGAAGCGCTTCCCCGTTATGTGGGCACTGGAAGGCACCCGCTCGCGCATTGGCAAACTAATGCCACCACGCTACGGCCTAATTAACTACGTGGCCAGCGCCTATGCTCGAGACGATGCGCAAGATCTGGTCATGATGCCCATATCCATTTGCTACGACCAAGTACCGGAGATCGCTGATTACGATGCCCTCCAAGGCGGCGGCAGTAAACGGCCGGAATCAGCCTCGTGGTTTATGGAATACATCAGTGGCCTAAAAAACCCCCACGGCAAAATCCACGTCAGTTTTGGCGAAGGCGTTCCCATCAGCCGTTATATCGACAAATCTAATCCCGTAGTAGAACCCCGCGCCGTTCAAAAATTAGCATTTGACCTCGCCGTTGACGTAAACCTAGCAACGCCGGTCACCGTAAACGGGCTAATTTGCTACGTGTTGCTTGAAAACGGCCACAGGGCCATTAACTTCAAAGAACTCAGCGACGGCATAGCGTCCTTACTCACACTATCAAAATTGCTTAATTTCAAGGTTAGCAACGAAGTCGAACACTTTAGTGAGGCCACACTACGGATCTATTTGCAGCAACTCGGTGAAACCGGCGTCATTAACATCGTTAACGACGGCATTGAGTCGGTCTATATGATTCCCCACGACAGCGGCCGCAAGGCCGCGTTCTATCGCAACGGTATACTGCACTTCCTTACCACGAGCGCCATTGCCGAACTCGCCCTACTCGGCGTGCGCAGTGACGGCGACGCCGCCATGGCAGAGTTCCATCACGAAGCGCTACGAATACGCGAGCTGTTAAAATACGAATTTTTCTTTCAGGGCAGCGAGGATTTCATCCAAACCTTAGAACAGGAAATGAGCCTGCGTCTACCGCAGTGGCAAAGCCTCATTAGCACCGGCGAAATTGGTGCTCAGGAAATGATTAAACAGTTTGAGCCACTCATTGGTCACGGCACACTACGTTCGTTTATAGAAGCCTATTTACTCATTGCCCGCACCCTGCGCATGGAAGCGGCCATGCGTAACAGCGAGCCCAAAGCACTCATAGAGCGCGCGCTCACACTGGGAAAACAACGGGTATTGCAGCAACGTATTCACTGCGAAGAATCGGTGTCGTCGGTGTACTTTGAAAACGCCATCAAAATCGCCGAAAGCCTAAACTTGCTTGAAGCCTCAGCGGATGTCGTTGAACGGCGTCAACAATGGCTAAATGAACTGCGCCACCTTACCGCCAACCTCCGAGTACTGGCATCGGTTAGCGATGCCAGACGGATTGCAGAACGCGCGCGCTTAGAAGAGACACTGGCTTACAGTTAA